Proteins encoded by one window of Channa argus isolate prfri chromosome 1, Channa argus male v1.0, whole genome shotgun sequence:
- the tmem72 gene encoding transmembrane protein 72 isoform X1, whose product MGNFENVWWIVVECACRILGVSTATVLCAVGVETLQHGEFNSLAVYLLVSSVAIMMFELAYFLDAVLIMYLPCPTDWQLFLLWRKMASIGGFHKFLYYSIMSVVCFLHPVLVWHAIIPGTMLLVTAIFNFILSKKTKTKSPTRPQESHSDQSLTTICVTERAGSQNTFPFLHMIVGRRGGVLGFTNERGEIVRAMLNREQTAAPKNTGRERRSWKERRLMCFRAVTMETALWEECLCYYANERSIRSTTRAPPQACLLPKLT is encoded by the exons ATGGGGAACTTTGAGAACGTTTGGTGGATTGTGGTAGAGTGTGCCTGCAGGATCCTTGGTGTTTCTACAGCAACAG TATTATGTGCTGTAGGAGTGGAGACTCTACAACATGGAGAATTCAACAGCCTTGCAGTCTACTTACT AGTGTCATCTGTTGCTATCATGATGTTTGAACTGGCCTATTTCCTGGATGCTGTCCTGATTATGTATCTTCC CTGTCCTACAGACTGGCAGCTCTTTCTACTGTGGAGAAAGATGGCTAGCATTGGAGGCTTCCATAAGTTTCTCTATTACTCAATTATGTCTGTGGTCTGCTTCTTGCACCCTGTGTTGGTGTGGCATGCAATTATACCAG GCACAATGCTTCTGGTAACAGCCATTTTCAATTTCATACTAAGCAAGAAAACTAAAACCAAGTCTCCCACAAGGCCACAGGAGAGCCACAGTGACCAAAGCCTGACCACCatctgtgtgacagagagagcagGCTCACAAAACACTTTTCCATTCTTGCACATGATAGTAGGCAGGAGAGGAGGAGTGCTGGGCTTCACAAACGAGAGAGGTGAGATCGTCCGGGCCATGCTGAACAGGGAGCAGACAGCAGCACCTAAAAACACAGGCAGGGAGAGGAgaagctggaaagaaagaaGACTGATGTGCTTCAGAG CGGTGACCATGGAGACGGCGCTATGGGAGGAGTGCTTGTGTTATTATGCCAATGAGAGAAGCATCAGATCAACCACCAGAGCACCACCACAGGCCTGTCTTTTACCAAAGCTTACCTAA
- the tmem72 gene encoding transmembrane protein 72 isoform X2 has product MGNFENVWWIVVECACRILGVSTATVLCAVGVETLQHGEFNSLAVYLLVSSVAIMMFELAYFLDAVLIMYLPCPTDWQLFLLWRKMASIGGFHKFLYYSIMSVVCFLHPVLVWHAIIPGTMLLVTAIFNFILSKKTKTKSPTRPQESHSDQSLTTICVTERAGSQNTFPFLHMIVGRRGGVLGFTNERGEIVRAMLNREQTAAPKNTGRERRSWKERRLMCFRGKEEPVEREMEEIDGCCEPEPDTTSDTAPMITD; this is encoded by the exons ATGGGGAACTTTGAGAACGTTTGGTGGATTGTGGTAGAGTGTGCCTGCAGGATCCTTGGTGTTTCTACAGCAACAG TATTATGTGCTGTAGGAGTGGAGACTCTACAACATGGAGAATTCAACAGCCTTGCAGTCTACTTACT AGTGTCATCTGTTGCTATCATGATGTTTGAACTGGCCTATTTCCTGGATGCTGTCCTGATTATGTATCTTCC CTGTCCTACAGACTGGCAGCTCTTTCTACTGTGGAGAAAGATGGCTAGCATTGGAGGCTTCCATAAGTTTCTCTATTACTCAATTATGTCTGTGGTCTGCTTCTTGCACCCTGTGTTGGTGTGGCATGCAATTATACCAG GCACAATGCTTCTGGTAACAGCCATTTTCAATTTCATACTAAGCAAGAAAACTAAAACCAAGTCTCCCACAAGGCCACAGGAGAGCCACAGTGACCAAAGCCTGACCACCatctgtgtgacagagagagcagGCTCACAAAACACTTTTCCATTCTTGCACATGATAGTAGGCAGGAGAGGAGGAGTGCTGGGCTTCACAAACGAGAGAGGTGAGATCGTCCGGGCCATGCTGAACAGGGAGCAGACAGCAGCACCTAAAAACACAGGCAGGGAGAGGAgaagctggaaagaaagaaGACTGATGTGCTTCAGAGGTAAGGAGGAGCctgtggagagagagatggaggagataGACGGCTGCTGTGAGCCAGAACCAGACACCACTTCAGACACTGCACCTATGATAACTGACTGA
- the LOC137136306 gene encoding C-X-C motif chemokine 10-like: MELYSHSVFQIAFLSFCCVLLTVRESDSAFVPGRCLCPVTQPAVRGQLKELEILPKSPSCNIITVIVTLQKNMRVCLDPEAAMGKQLIRCWNRANKMGRNTKVCLKRRRRVGRGQRPQWKPRGQNSKASS; the protein is encoded by the exons ATGGAGCTTTATTCGCATTCAGTGTTTCAGATCGCTTTCCTAAGCTTCTGCTGTGTGTTGCTCACAG TGAGAGAATCAGACAGCGCATTTGTCCCAGGAAGATGTTTGTGTCCAGTAACACAACCAGCAGTCAGAGGGCAACTGAAAGAGCTTGAAATCCTCCCCAAAAGCCCAAGCTGTAACATCATCACAGTTAT AGTGacattgcaaaaaaatatgAGAGTGTGTTTGGATCCGGAGGCAGCAATGGGCAAACAACTGATTCGTTGCTGGAACAG AGCTAATAAAATGGGTCGGAATACAAAGGTTTGCCTGAAGAGAAGACGGAGAGTTGGCCGAGGTCAGAGGCCTCAATGGAAGCCCAGGGGCCAAAACAGCAAAGCCTCATCTTAA